A DNA window from Mya arenaria isolate MELC-2E11 chromosome 17, ASM2691426v1 contains the following coding sequences:
- the LOC128222919 gene encoding barH-like 1 homeobox protein: MLHRKMRMNSTNMSEESDVYSEAEDQVDVDVERGGVEESTPPRPTDLRLHERLHGGCAETGLNFSKLPTFGHSNSFHKDTSPDNCKSCINNNSENHKLPFSSSVPNKLKSAQVDKNNSGSARNDTKPATRPSFLITDILSSGSRSMNTHTDTDNTSVATTPCTPCTPTSHVIDIQRTAALLAAHARGSPSGCLLSPGASSDSPAPDSDIDEESRDGSPLSNSGSPTDSRNSKKARKARTAFTDHQLNSLEKTFERQKYLSVQDRMELAAKLNLTDTQVKTWYQNRRTKWKRQTAVGLELLAEAGSYSNIQRIMQASPYWSSYPGTHGPNPALLPGVDSLYYRQGGSPLSSHRQLVSRMYLQSMGHMA, from the exons atgttgcaTAGAAAAATGAGGATGAACTCTACGAACATGTCAGAAGAATCCGATGTTTACTCCGAGGCTGAGGACCAAGTTGATGTTGATGTGGAAAGAGGAGGTGTTGAAGAGTCAACACCGCCTAGACCAACGGATCTAAGATTACACGAAAGGTTACATGGAGGCTGTGCAGAAACGGGACTGAATTTCTCAAAGTTGCCGACATTTGGACATTCAAATTCGTTCCACAAAGATACTTCTCCTGACAATTGCAAATCGtgcataaacaacaacagtgaaAACCATAAACTACCATTTTCGTCTAGTGTTCCAAACAAACTGAAAAGTGCTCAAGTAGACAAAAACAATTCAGGTAGTGCGAGAAATGACACAAAACCAGCAACAAGACCATCTTTTCTTATCACAGACATTCTTTCAAGCGGAAGCAGGTCAATGAACACGCATACAGACACCGACAACACTTCTGTAGCCACGACACCTTGCACCCCGTGTACGCCAACAAGCCACGTGATTGACATCCAGAGAACGGCGGCTCTGTTAGCTGCGCATGCGCGAGGATCACCTTCCGGTTGTCTTCTCTCTCCGGGTGCTTCCAGTGATTCACCAGCCCCTGATTCGGACATCGATGaag AGTCAAGAGACGGATCACCTCTGTCAAACTCAGGCAGTCCAACAGATTCCAGAAACTCAAAGAAGGCCAGAAAGGCAAGGACAGCCTTTACTGATCATCAGCTGAACTCTCTGGAAAAGACGTTTGAGAGACAGAAGTACCTTAGCGTTCAGGACAGAATGGAACTGGCGGCCAAGTTGAACCTTACGGACACACAAGTCAAGACCTGGTACCAGAATAGAAG AACAAAATGGAAGCGCCAGACAGCAGTTGGTCTTGAACTCCTTGCGGAAGCCGGGAGCTATTCCAATATCCAGCGAATCATGCAAGCAAGCCCATACTGGAGCTCCTACCCCGGTACACATGGGCCTAACCCCGCCCTTCTGCCTGGTGTGGACTCTCTGTACTACCGCCAAGGGGGGTCACCATTGTCTTCACATCGGCAGCTAGTCTCCAGAATGTACCTCCAGAGTATGGGCCATATGGCATAA